In Leishmania braziliensis MHOM/BR/75/M2904 contig, possible fusion of chromosomes 20 and 34, the following proteins share a genomic window:
- a CDS encoding putative RNA-binding regulatory protein, with the protein MDPFANYMVQCAIEHSDRTTAAQYVVAHFAGNMLQMSCNKHASNVLEVVLRCCGEVPAVRRLFLDELVFNPAALKEVVSDLYGNFVVQALIGVVTNPMEFKRVEDRLRPALVGCQFAAKIEGKMKAKRPVPPHTGGAPHHHPHSQLHQEREEPRTVPCRAYHDAEPRVAYDKACLLTRPAAMPAGERLVSASAKHFRHSPYELPQFVAVPCSVIGRSARGILYGSPSAAHRYMQQQLQRQAPSQ; encoded by the coding sequence atGGATCCGTTTGCGAACTACATGGTGCAGTGCGCAATCGAGCACAGCGATCGCACGACTGCTGCGCAGTACGTTGTGGCGCACTTCGCCGGCAACATGCTGCAGATGAGTTGCAACAAGCACGCCAGCAACGTGCTGGAGGTCGtcctgcggtgctgcggcgaggtcccggcggtgcggcgcctTTTCCTGGACGAGCTGGTGTTTAACCCGGCCGCCctgaaggaggtggtgagTGACCTGTACGGGAACTTTGTGGTGCAGGCGCTGATCGGCGTTGTGACGAACCCGATGGAGTTCAAGCGGGTGGAGGACCGCCTGCGCCCTGCACTGGTGGGGTGCCAGTTCGCAGCGAAGATCGAGGGGAAGATGAAGGCAAAGCGTCCTGTCCCGCCCCACACGGGCGGTGCGCCGCACCATCATCCCCACTCGCAGTTGCACCAGGAGCGAGAGGAACCGCGTACCGTACCATGCCGTGCCTACCACGATGCAGAGCCTCGGGTGGCTTACGACAAGGCGTGCTTGTTGACACGCCCCGCAGCCATGCCAGCTGGCGAAAGGTTGGTGTCAGCGTCGGCGAAGCATTTTCGGCACTCACCCTACGAACTGCCTCAATTTGTTGCCGTGCCATGCAGCGTTATCGGCAGAAGCGCACGTGGCATTTTGTATGGCTCTCCCTCAGCTGCGCATCGTTACATGcaacagcagctccagcgacAGGCGCCCTCACAGTAA